CTTTAAGTTAACTAACTAATAACAACCCTAActcaatacatatatatacaatataacctctttaaattaataatcgatagattaatatctctataaattaatataattttatagtcccaaaataagtttttggttcaattagtatctcgataaattaataatctctataaattaataaaaaaatatagttttgctataatcccaacattattaatttatagaggtttcactgtatgtATATATTCTCTCAATAAGTTATATCATAAGCTCCGGAAAATATGCACAAGTGCATGCAtacatgacttttttttttgttttggattataaaataaaaataaaatattgaggAAATCACAAAATTCATATGAATTGTAATCATTCCTTTCAATAgcataaaataatgttaaaaataacataaatattattttgatacCTTTTTTTTGATACCTTTTATTTTGATACCTTTCACCTGAATTTTAAACAGGTTCAATATACTTTCGCacctttgaaatatatattatcaatgacttttggattttattatatcttatatattttattaattttgattttgaacAAAGTACATATCAATTCTACATATtataacaagattttttttgatcaacataTTATAACAAGATTATCACTGCAAAACCATAGTAAAAGTTAAGTGCATGGTTCTATGCGGGAAGAGTTGTCAaaattttcttgaaaaaaaaaagagttgtcaaaaatgttaataatgaaataataatataaatattaatggAGTTTTAAAGATATCTCCAACAAGGATCCTATGTGTAATTCTCAAACTAAAGTTGTTGgagcctctttttttttggtaagttgTTGGAGCCTCATTTCGAAGATGTgtaattcttaaaataaaagttttaacgATGGATTATTCTAATGATAACCCTTAAATATGTTTTTCacttttgtattatatatatacatttaagtaataataaaatttctaatttaataataaaaatcaaaagtatAATTTAAGTTTTGTGGTTGgaaaatgaaaatgttttaaTGCTAAGATTAAGCTAAAATGATGTAGTTTACACAATAAAAGGCTGCTATGGATTGGAGATGTCTTAAATGGTTTACATTTGCTAGGTCTATAAACAGTACTCAAGGTAATTTAGAAAACCTATCTACGGGTTGAGTAATTCAGATCGATGTCGAAGCCTCAAGGCAAGTCACCATCATGCATGTTTCCTTCGTGGGAAGAAAATGTTTCCACGCATTCCTTTTCTCCGTATATTGTCATTGACTGATATATATAGATTTCGGTCAttaactgatatatatatatagatttctggttacaacttacaaggGGTTCATTTGCTATTAAAATTATACGTTATAACATCTCAGTGCGACTAAAAGAGAGATCGAAGAGaagtattattattaaaatatgctTTTCCTCTTTCCTTCAAGAGAAGTAAGTAACAACtagtttcaagaaaaaaaagttaaagtaaAAACTAAAGCTTTTGGATATGTGTAGATGTACGAAGAAACTATGTGTAGATCTTGACAGATGAGAAATCTAGTAACAAGGTCTGAAGACCAGCTGGAAGTCTAATAGGTAATATAAATTCTAGTATATTATTTGAGACGTATTCTATTTGTGCACAAACTAATGTCAAATCTTGTCTGCTTCCATGATTATTAGGGCATAAGCATCAGTGATTTTCTCATTCTCGATTCCCTAGatatgtttttcattattttaattttttttttcgtttgacttttaaaaaaaaaaaataataattaaaatcgaACCTatcgcgggccgccacgtgtcgtggAGCCCGCGAAACAGTAACGATACGGTATCACCAGAGTGATACTCTACGGCACAGGTTCATAACATttcaattattatattgtttttttgtctCGAAAAACGTGTGAACTCTTCTTCTGATATTTCAATGCGCATGGCCTTAGAGCACCATTATCCCAAATACCTTAATGGgtcttttaatttgtttttattgtatttaatgaGTTAATTGTGGTAAAAGAGTTGATTAAGAACCTTAAGATTTTTTCCACCTCCATTGCAACTCTTTTATTTTAaggttcttaaaaaaaattgaaaacaattatttttaaaataaaatttatttttgttacataaaacataataaaagaaaagacaacattttaaacatacattattaaattaaaatatgaaaacaaagaTTAGTAAAATATAGGAAAACAATTTGAAAGAAGCATCCGGGATCAGTTGTCGTCTTCATCTCATCCAAATTTATTCCATATATGTTCAACCAAATTGTTTTTCAGATGTTGATGCATTTGTATATCACGAATACTTGTCTCAACATCCATCTGGTTTGCGAAACTTTGAGGGGCACCTGTATAAAACGTGTGATCGACATGTGAAGTTCTGTTGTCTTCGCCTTGCGTGAACTTTGCATTATTTTCTAGAGTGTATCCACTTCGTTCATCTTCTACTATCATATTATGGAGTATGATACATGCCATCATAATATTCCAAATTTTGTCTTTATCCCAAAACAGCACTGGATTTTTAACAATGGCAAACCGAGCTTGCAAGACTCCAAAAGCACGCTCGATATCTTTCCGAGTGCCTTCTTGACGTTGAGCAAATAAAACTGCTTTCGGTCCTTGTGGTAAAGGAATAGATTGGATAAAAGTTGCCCATTTCGGATAAATACCATCGGTAAGATAGTAAGGCATATGATACTCGTTTCCATTGACAGAGAAAGTGACATTCGGAGTTTGACCATGTATTACGTCATAAAAAACAGGCGAACGTTCAAGAACATTGATATCATTTAAAGTACCTGGAGCTCCAAAAAACGCATGCCATATCCAGAGATCAAATAAAGCAACCGCCTCTAAAACGATTGTTGGTTTAGCCGAACCACGAGAGTATTGCCCTTTCCAAGCAAAAGGACAATTCTTCCACCGCCAATGCATACAATCGATGCTTCCTATCATCCCGGAAAATCCACGATACTCTCCGGCATCGAGTAGACGTTGAAGATCAGCCGGCGTTGGTCTTCTTAGGTATTGATCGCCGAACAAAGATATAATTCCTTCGGCAAATTTTTCCACACATAACCGAGTTGTTGATTCAGCGAGCCGGAGGTATTCGTCGACCGTATCAGCCGCAGAACCATATGCCAAGACACGAATGGCTGCAGTACACTTTTGAAGGGGAGAGAGACTAATCCTTCCGAGGGCATCGCGCTTTTCCCGAAAATATTCAAAATCGGTGGAGAGTCGATCAACAATGCGCATGAACAATGGCCTGTTCATTCTAAAACGTCGGCGgaacatattttctttatacGTTGGAGTTTCACTAAAATAATCATTCCATAAAAGAATATGCCCTTCTTCACGATGTCTTTCGATGTAAGCTCGTTTTTTTCTTGCATTTCTTCGTGCTTCTTGATCATTACGAATGGTTAGATTCTCCATGACTTGATCAAAACGTTTATCAAACGCAGCATCAAATGCATCATCAAATGCATCATCAAATGCATCATCTAAATTAttttgagaagaagaagccatataTGGTGATTAAAGAATTTTTagaagagaagataaagatggTTGAAGTGTTTGAAAAATAGAAGATGAGTTTGTTGTTGCGTTGGATATAGAGAGAAGAtgagtttgttgttgttgttgatcttATAAATAGAGAAGAttcatttataaatacaaaagaTGAGTTTGTTGTTATTATACAATGCATATGTCCGTGACACTAAACTACAAAACAAGACTCACAAACTGACATCTCATGTGACAATACACTACACTACACTACACAAGACTACACTACACGACACTTCACTTTTGTCCGTGACACCACACTTGTGTGCTTCTTGCACTCCACTTCTTTGTCCGTGACACCACACTTGTGTACTTTTTGCACTCCACTTCTTACCTCATGTCTTCTTACCTCCTGTCGACATTGAGATCAAATGAGTCACAAACAGAAATCATTTAACATAAATCACAGCAACCAACAAGTCATGAACAAGAACCATACATAGAAATCATTTCATTAGAAAGAACACTAGTTTTTCCTTGAGACATGAAACAAAAACCATAAACAGAAATAACAGAAATCAAATGAAACAacaacagaaacagaaacatgaAACAGAAACatgaaacagaaacagaaacagaaatcACATGAAACAGAAACCGAGAATTACATCAACTCTTTTATGAGTTTTTTCTTGAGAACTTCTTCGTATTCATCAAGTGGTACTTATTAACAAGACTCTCAAGTAGCCTCATCTTCGTGATCTCTGCCTTCATTGCCAAATCCTCCTTCTTGATGTTCCACATATTGTTGAAGCCAGCGACTTCTTTCTCCTCACCCACCTTCTTCCACTTCTGTGCTTTTGCTGCCTTAACACCAGGAGGACGACGTGTTCCTTCAGCATCTACAGAAGCATATGTTTCATTTGTAGCTGTGTGAGAGCTTGCTGAATGTGAACCATCGTCGAACTTCCTCCTTTTCGAGCTGCTTCCATTTACTGAGAGTAGACACCACTTCTGGTCACCGCGAAGCTCCTTCCATGCATGCTCAAAGGTGAACTTCTTTTGATGGTTGTTCAAGAAGATATCGTGGGCCATTTTGAGCACATCATCCTCGTTCATACCACTGGTTCTGTTTCTCGTTGCTGCTTCATAAGCCCCACAAAACTTGTTAACCTTATCATTCATCTTGTGCCAACGTTGCTTGCACTgagtttttgtgattttttgcCCACCAACAACCTTAGGAGACGCCGAGAAGTAATCTGCAATTCTCTGCCAGAAAGTCGTGCATTTTTGCTCATTCCCAACAAGTGGATCTTTGCTCGTGTTCAACCACGATCTGATCAACACTATATCATCTGTTGTCGTCCACGTCCTTCGTCCCTTACGCTCTGCTGGTGCTTCTTGACTGCCTCCGAGAGGAGCTTGCGATGCAGAGAGTGAAACACTTCCTTGACTTTGACTGCCAAAGACAACATTTTGTTGACTATTAAGTAGTTCAACAAAGTTGGCAGAGTCATGAAATGGATTGAAATCCATTACTGAAGTGAAAGAGATAGGAGATAGAAGAGAGATAGGAGACAGAGGAGACAGAGGAGAAGGAGGCAacagaggagaaggaggagacagaggagaaggaggcgacagaggagaaggaggagacagAGGAGATAGAGGAGacagaggagaaggaggagacagAAGCATTCAGATGTTGGAGATTAAAGAGAAAGACAGTGTCCA
The sequence above is drawn from the Raphanus sativus cultivar WK10039 chromosome 7, ASM80110v3, whole genome shotgun sequence genome and encodes:
- the LOC108815312 gene encoding uncharacterized protein LOC108815312, whose protein sequence is MASSSQNNLDDAFDDAFDDAFDAAFDKRFDQVMENLTIRNDQEARRNARKKRAYIERHREEGHILLWNDYFSETPTYKENMFRRRFRMNRPLFMRIVDRLSTDFEYFREKRDALGRISLSPLQKCTAAIRVLAYGSAADTVDEYLRLAESTTRLCVEKFAEGIISLFGDQYLRRPTPADLQRLLDAGEYRGFSGMIGSIDCMHWRWKNCPFAWKGQYSRGSAKPTIVLEAVALFDLWIWHAFFGAPGTLNDINVLERSPVFYDVIHGQTPNVTFSVNGNEYHMPYYLTDGIYPKWATFIQSIPLPQGPKAVLFAQRQEGTRKDIERAFGVLQARFAIVKNPVLFWDKDKIWNIMMACIILHNMIVEDERSGYTLENNAKFTQGEDNRTSHVDHTFYTGAPQSFANQMDVETSIRDIQMHQHLKNNLVEHIWNKFG